Part of the Anaerolineales bacterium genome, TAATTTCTGACGTTCTATTTCCAACTCAGACTTAAGACCTTCTAGTTGCTCTGCCGCAGAATATCTCTGTCGCAGGCTTTGCAGTATTGATTCTTGCCTAGTGTGTTCTCCTTGTAGCTCAAGGAGTTGGTCCATTGCCCCGTGCGATCTCAAGATTCCCATGATTTGAGACCACCTTACCTCAATTCGTCTCATCTCCTGTTCTCTGGTCTGGATCCGCGTTTGAACGCCCTGTAATTCCCCAGACAAATACAACCTGCGGTTTCTAATGACAGCTTCATGAAAGGTACTGACTTCATCATAACGTTTACGAACAGCATCAGGCAAAACAAGCCCGACTTCCTTGTAGAGAGCTTCAAGATTTTCTTGCGAGGGAGGAGTTTCACTGACCAATGACGCGTTCAATTCTGATTCCAATTCCCGATCTATTGCATTCTCATTGGCTAACTGGTTCAGTTGGCGCGTCAAGGCTGATGCTTCTGTTTCAAGTTCTTTGTATTCAGGCAACACATTAAATTGGCCTATTTGCTCTTTCAAGGCAGAATATTTCCTTTCTGCCACTATTAACTCTGTCCTAAGTTTGGCTGTTGTTTCAATTGCTTCGCCTAACGCTCCCTCTTTGGCGGCCTTCTTAAGTTCTTTTAGGGTTTTTTCTCTTGTACGAACATATTCCCATTCCTGAGGGATTGTCCAATCAAGTCCTAGCAGGTATGACAAAGACACCTGAGTATCATAAGTTGCCTGTTCAGATGCATTTTGAAATGGCGTCGTGAAACCATTGTCAGATTGTTTTCGTACAAAGTAACTATACAATGATCTAAAACTTGGGCGATATTTTTTTGTGTCAGTAGTATCTTCCCCTAAGTCTACCAACCCAAACATAAGTTGTCCCAATA contains:
- a CDS encoding DUF2326 domain-containing protein; amino-acid sequence: MIYRIISSLPSFKFLEFHGGLNILLADKSPKATERHTRNRAGKTSLIEIIHFLSGANLSKDSIFRTEELSQASFSMELDLSRSKLVIERNGQNSSKVVLRKIDGRTDNWPFHVVPDILGEYPLTNRDWRRVLGQLMFGLVDLGEDTTDTKKYRPSFRSLYSYFVRKQSDNGFTTPFQNASEQATYDTQVSLSYLLGLDWTIPQEWEYVRTREKTLKELKKAAKEGALGEAIETTAKLRTELIVAERKYSALKEQIGQFNVLPEYKELETEASALTRQLNQLANENAIDRELESELNASLVSETPPSQENLEALYKEVGLVLPDAVRKRYDEVSTFHEAVIRNRRLYLSGELQGVQTRIQTREQEMRRIEVRWSQIMGILRSHGAMDQLLELQGEHTRQESILQSLRQRYSAAEQLEGLKSELEIERQKLHLRLRQNYQEQEDVLKQAIVAFEDVSKALYADAGSLTIDTSTNGPIFDVQIHGSRSKGISNMQIFCFDMMLMRIWAEKEEGTGYLVHDSHLFDGVDERQVSKALYVGAEMADRYGFQYIVTLNSDQVRAELFKENGLSKYLLPVRLTDATDDGGLFGIRFS